Sequence from the Clupea harengus chromosome 20, Ch_v2.0.2, whole genome shotgun sequence genome:
ATGCTGTAACGTCCTGAACATATAACACCTTTGACCTCTACACTGGGAACATGCTGTAACGTCCTCAACATATAACACCTTTGACCTCTACACTGGGAACATGCTCTAACGTCTTTAACATATAACACCTTTGACCTCTACACTGGGAACATGCTCTAACGTCTTTAACATATAACACTCTGTCCCTTTGGCTTGATATTCATTGGTGCACTGTGAAGTTTGTTGAAAAAGAACTGATCTACTGAAATTATGAAatgacaaaaattgtatgaatcAATGCATGATAAAATGATAATATTAAAAAATATACACAGTTTTGCTACTTATTTCTGTGCAGGTTATTCTTTGTCAATCCTGTCACACGTGTAACAAGACCACCAATGTGTTGTTGTCCACATGGGAAGCAAGATCAATAACTATGATCTAAGGGAATTGGTGAGTAACTAAGGGGTTGTACAATGATTTAATATTCTTTAAGCTGAAACATATTTTTGTATGAGTGTCAGCACTATCGACCAAATGTGCATCTTAGCCTTTCTGAAAAAAAAGCCGGGTCCTTGCATATCGTCACTGGGCATTATTACGGGAAAAATCACTAATAGGTTCATCTCAAGCATTAACTTAACTGAATTTACAGGCCTCATCATCGTAGCCTACTGAGACTACAATACCAAATgttgtaaaaaatgtttttgtggttTAAGACAATTACCACTTTTCCCTTGTCCTACTGGGACTTCTAAAGTGCATTTGACATCACTTATTCCTCTGGACAGACTGGAAACGTGTATTGGCATGACAAGCATTGTTGGCTTGGGCGTATCTAATGATTGTGAAGAGTTTGCAAATTAAAACTTGAATGTTGGTGAATGAAAAACGTATTGTTAAAATGGGTAGGTTTCACATACCAGGCCATATCAGTTGATCCCTTCACATAGTCTGAGACACACCAGGGGTTTGGAGCCAGGGCCATTAGACTTGATTCTTGGCATTTGTCTACAGCCATGACAAGATGGTTGGAGCCAGGCATATTAGCATTTAGATGGCCACAGTCAGTTAGACCGCCCTACCTggcattcacaccttttcatacCTAGCATCCTGCCACCCCCCTTACACGCCCCCACCTTACATCTTGAATGAAGATCACCAACCCCCTTACACGCCCCCACCTTACATCTAGAATGAAGATCCCCAACCCCCTTACACGCCCCCACTGTATGCTTTACCTCTAACTATATTAATACTAACACATCCCCTCTAACTATATTAATACTAACACGTCCCCTCTAACTATATTAATACTAACACATCCCCTCTAACTATATTAATACTAACGCAGCTCCTCTAACTATATTAATACGAATACATCCCCTCTTACTATATTAATACTAATGCTGCCCTTCTAACTATATTAATACTAACGCAGCTCACGTCAAGCAAACATTTCTGCAGAAAGACCTGGCTGACACCTACCACCACAATATTGTTCAACCCagccactctctcccccctttcggATTATACCTTGCTTGTTATCAGAGTCCTGTTCTATGACTTTTTTTTACGGGAATTATTTTATCTTTGAGGAAGGAAGTGAAATGAAGGGGATGTAAGGGTGTGGCTGCATGCCATTCCTTTTGGCACAGACGCAGCAAGGGAATATGACGGAAATGGAAATGGTTTCACCTAATAATGCTTCTGTCATTGATGAATGAAGAGGATGGGTGGTACAAATGGTGCTGACTCAGAGGTGTACCACAATatacctcaccagactgtcatgtagctcaacttaagacctacctttattttcaataattacgattttaaatgaaacaaaactagtgaacttgtctaatttgtagaaccgtaaaactgcctttaaattctctgcctgcctgtctgtctgcctacctgcctgtatctctctccctctctctcttcattaaacatgacaaacgtcagtaaacagctggacaaggctttgaaatcacggatttcgtgagttttgagtttgttcattttttttggaaacgtcggaccagttgcgacgtaatgttttcagcggcgctaatgttgtggttaatttatcaccaaacaacgtcgggggattgcacaaacaccgtcattacctgtttgtctgatgctgcgggtcagaaaagaagtaggctgcagccgtttggccgggcgctcagcactgcatgagcactaagtaggaggaggagaagggaggggcgCGTGAggcttgtgagcgccgcggagcatgtcggggcgaaattctcacaagaactcaaataaatgccccgtcatatatcaaaacacatttggggggaattgatgacGGAGAGAatatttttattcttaaatattgatgaatgaagaaaaaatttggctccagcagaaggggcacttttctcatccagggcaaaagggcagatgcttgagcaccactagggatctatctgtgcacgtgcctggaTGGTAGTGGTTGTAGTAGTACAGTAACAGTTGCATGGACATATGTATAAACGTCTGCCCCCTActggttgttgtttttactgtaACTGCCAAGAGTTACAAACCTAGCATGAAAGGAACGTTTATGTTGCTTTATAATGCTTCTGTCATTGATGAATGAAGAGGATGGGTGGTACAAATGGTGCTGACTCAGAGGTGTTGATTTATCTGGCATCTATCAGCAATGTACACTCTGgctattattacagtgcatgaaatgccttgtattgttattcctacgtggcttcttattacagtgcatgaaatgccctgcattgttattcctaggcttcttatacttcttctttttcttaccctttgtaccaaacttctgtGGAAGGAAGAAGCTGCCCTGTTTGTCCACGGGCAGCGCATCGTGGCAGGTGGTGATGTTGAGGCCTGTTGGTCTGTTGAGTGGCCAGCAGGGGCGCCATGGCGGCCACGACCACCGCCCATGCCGCTATGCACATGTAGACGGAGAAGCGGTAGCTGCGCAGCGCCATCTCGCCGATCGGGTGCACCAGTGCCAGGTAGCGGTCGAAGGAGATCAGTGCCAGGCTCAGCACCGAGCCGTACGTGTTCCCGTAGAAGACGGCTATCACCAGGCGACACAGGGGCTCGCCCAGCGTCCAGTTGTTGCCATGGAAGTGGTAGGCGATGCGGAAGGGCAGCACCACCAGCAGTAGCAGGTCACAGGTGGTCAGATTTATGAGCAGGATGGTGGATGGCTGCTTCTTGGTGCGGAAGAGCAGCACCCACAGGGCCACCAGGTTGGAGGGGAGGCCCACCACAAAGGCCACGAGGTAGAGGATGGGCAGCAGCACCGTCGTGTCATAGGCCTGGATCTGGACCCCAGACATTGTCCAACTCACTGGCCCTGCAGCACAACAGCCTAGGTGATCAGAAGAAATCAGCTTTATTAGCTTTATTGTCATTCTGATGTACACATGTTGTCATACAAAGAGGGGAATAAAGAGAATGAAATGATGTTTCTCAAGGACCACAGTGCAACACAGACAGTTTTTCCTTTAACCCTACTGATATTATTACCTGGAGAGTGCGGGTGCAGATCTGTCTGAATCGCAGCCAGTTCCCTTGAATAAATCCAAAAAGTTGTGTTCTTtcaatctttgtaggttattagctagcttgaaatattatatacagatcttacccagttttgaaataacatgactagtctacaaggttgtgctggttgcatttaatgaagaggtcgtggggtttctaatttttttgattgagacctgtatgcttttgctttgattattgttgtgtccacttcattgttgatcttaatattttggatatatccttcgactgcatattgcagtcccttttgccttgatctggaggatcaagactgtgtcggacgtagcaacagtaactaaaggggcggggccctggcgatcggtcaatttaattgaattgctTTGAACATATATCGATAGAGACATCTCTATAGTGGTAATTAAATTACCATAGTCACTCCACATGATCCGGCTTTTTATGTCCGTCTTTGTACCTCCGGTGGTGTCCACAATGGCTGGGAAAGGACTCAACTGGGGAGACGTTGAAAGACCTGCCAAAAACCGAGCGAAATGGAGGACATTCGTCAATGGCCTATGCACCCAAAAGGAGCAAAGGGtataagaagaagaagtcaCTCGGCATCAGTCAGCATCTCCTGTGCAAGGACACATTGATCACATAAATGCAAAATCTTTGTGTCTCCAAAACACAAAtgatttttgttaatcaatatGTTTTATGTAGGTATGAGAGCTATCTGTTGGTGTACTCTTGTACATTCTGTTATAAATGCACATATGGTTTGAAGACGATGAACGCAGTATTATTACAGGGAAACTGTGCCAGGTAAACAGAGTTGGTAGTGAGCTAAAGCCATCTCCTTCGCTTTCTTAATGTTTCTATCATAGTATTATTGCTGCACACTTTTTGCAATAAGATGATGCATATATCCTAATCGTATTATATTCTAAGATTATCAGCCGTTACATGCTTTTGTGTTTACAGGAGTCATAGCTTTTTCCTCATCTCTATCATCCAAAATGCATAACATAGCCCAACAGAGCATATTCAGTTTGTCACTGCATACATTTGAAAGAGGGTGTTTTGTAGTTGcctgttttaaatattttgctgACTTATTGCCATGGATTTATTGTCATTCCTGGGCTTTATTAGTTTCGCTAGCTGTTGTACTTATAGTTATACTACCATATATCAGCCAACATATTGGCATAGTCTCCACTACCATAGCAAAccataaatatgttttttggCATGCTTGTAAATGATGGAGATTGGCACCATAGTGCCAGCCAATCACAAGGGAACAAGATTAGACAACACAACTAGACAGTAACTGGTAGCTGTTTATGCTACATCCCCCCGACTGATACACATTTTCAGCATCATGaaacaacaccaaacacaagAACAGTAGCACCTTACGAGAGACAATGTCAATACTATTATGAACTCCTAAGTGTTTCACTTCAACTAGTCACTAGTGTTTAAGCATCTATTTAAGCACATCATAGCGGGATATAATAGCGGCATGCGGGTGTTATCGGCTACGTTtgtgttgtcatgttaatctataaatagacttagcatattgattgtttaacagacagGCCGATTGTTTaacacaggggttttcaactggttttgtccaagggaccaccattctgactagaaagtaatccgtggcccactgatgtgccagtgatttccaaaacattttacagtcccgtacccatctttttcatgtttgtaaccgccaccacgccccctccccccgcacacatattctgcctataacacttgaatATGTGACATTATCAGGGTAGCTCACtagccgccacgccccctcccccgcgcacatattccgcctatagcacttgtcagtgtaatttcttcgctgaatatgggtctacatcagtatttttggcaatgcgacttgacTAATTAGATTGAAATATGTCTAcaggcccaggtatatttaggaaaaaaaaaaagtcaatggtgaactgatcaacataggcacAAACAGCGAGTACAGTAAAACTGCTCGTACAGGGTTTGAAATTACAGTAAAAAGACAGCTTAAGAAAACGTACATGGTTCACATGAGTCCGACTCGTTTGAAGAAgtgaattgaaattgaagtgcggcgaagaagagtgagagtgagagtgagtaacACTGAGCCATAACTTCTTCTTGTCACACAGCAGACTCTGGAGTAAGAGACGGGTGAGTATATCCACTTCTCCCAGGAGCTTCGGTGTTTAAACTCCAGGtttgagttctctctctctctctcttcctctctctctccttctcttgctcgCCCCTGTAATTCCTACCGTTGGAAACTCTGCTTGTCTGAGTTTCACTCTGAAGCCCAGGCAGGTATTTCTGAGGTTCAAAATCAACAGTTAGGTTCAAGGGGCTCCTGCCTTTCCTTTCTGCTTCCGTCAGAGAATGTACACATCAGTCACAGTTTAGGGAGTATTTTTGTCTCTCTTGGCTTTCCTCCTTATCCATATCAAGTCCAAGAAACTCTCCTGCTTGCTTTGTTTCACATAAACTTAACAATTGTGagctctgatctctctctctctctctcacatgaacactcacacaccctctcactcactcattatcTCCCTTTATATAACTGTGGGTCTCTATTGTCTCactctgtggtggtggtggtggtggatgtgtgtgtgtgtgtgtgtgtgtgtgatcgagtGAGTATGTGTCAGTCGATGTGGGAGTATACTTCTCACATTTCCAATCAGACTGTGATGTCACAGATGAAAGTCACAAGACAGCCAAATGTTTAACCAAACCGACGCCTAAAACAACAGGCTTGAAGGCTTAAACGTGTTGGAACTTCGTGGGACCGAAGAATGCTTCAGAGTAGTAAATATTGTATATAACCATAATGAAGTGTGCAGTGGCTCTTCAATGAGCAGAAAGAGGAGCCCTTTTGGAGCAGTGGAGGATGAGAGTTGTTATTGTTGGTCAAATGAAGCCCAGGAAAGGTCAAAAGATGTTATCGGAACTAAGTGCATGGACCTCTCTTCTGTTTCTGGTGTCCTCAGTGAACTCTGTGCTAATAACGTCTTTTGCGATGCAATGCTTCACTGTTCTTCTAACGCACGTTCTCTACAGCACAATCGCTTACTGACAGTCTCCCTGGGTGACCATCCTCTTGTCCTATAAACTTTACAGAATTATGTGGTCGGACAGTTTCATAGTGTCCTTTGTTACACTATTGACAGAACTAGAAGCTCTTGGGAGGAAAGTGAAAGCATGTATGTAACCGGGTCATATTTTGAGGTTGTATGTTTTCTAAGTGGTAATGGGACATGTCTCCTTTAAATGCCAGAAAACTACATTGCATCATGTTGTAGTTCCTGGGTTCGTATGTGGTGAATTCTGGGTATTAAGACTGGAGCGAGAACGCAGTGCATCAGAGAAGGTGGCTGGCGTGAGGGATATTTGGTGATACTTGGTTAATATTGCTGGTAAGTGGGACATTTGTCTTAAAATACTTTAATAACCATGCAATTGTATATATCATTGATTTATATGAATGGATGAGTTCGTTTGGGAAGGAATGTTTGTGGATTCTGGCAGCATGTGGATTAGCCCAGTCGCTCTGTCATTTGGGGATGTAGCTAAATTtaagtttacatttgtgaaatacAATTCCGTTTTGGCTATAGAGTGAAGAGTATGAGGTGATGTAGTTAGTGTAGATGTATT
This genomic interval carries:
- the LOC116225219 gene encoding proteinase-activated receptor 4-like — its product is MWSDYGCCAAGPVSWTMSGVQIQAYDTTVLLPILYLVAFVVGLPSNLVALWVLLFRTKKQPSTILLINLTTCDLLLLVVLPFRIAYHFHGNNWTLGEPLCRLVIAVFYGNTYGSVLSLALISFDRYLALVHPIGEMALRSYRFSVYMCIAAWAVVVAAMAPLLATQQTNRPQHHHLPRCAARGQTGQLLPSTEVWYKG